In Methanosarcina siciliae T4/M, one genomic interval encodes:
- a CDS encoding DUF3344 domain-containing protein, which translates to MVFPAHNNNNLLLFFLRSIGFLLLPLVGADCAHGSGIHFPTHTGGKVTNRKLIFILLTMILCGGVGLTLFTGAAAADEWVGGLPLTTVQTGTVTGDLWFDATPAPDWGEQVVTKTFTLPEAAVAEPGRIAWARLYISAYCGHMQNDYAFSITNSWDGDNDGVYEQVWPETEHGAFQYIIDPNTWETLGNDNSEFAGHGEHEPYLMLNDHENRVTSDYFMWYDVKDLISDQTINVNVNTTGSYDGRIKVITLVVAYNDPSSTTQTTYWVNEGHDICSYYTEDNFGEPAVGNTSFGTTDLSEVTSATLTVDYMASNNGCYGFPTADNNFEYTGGTPPVEGTFTNLQLDRDPDAQGAYSGIDSWDVTSSVTGGSDTTLGYARYFSGTGTAAFYKIPLAFLVVKSPGETSSQPPVANFSADITSGDAPLEVQFTDESTGTVSSYAWDFNNDGTIDSEEKNPSYTYSTEGTYSVNLTVTNEDGSDSELKTDYITVTQAGQVATNDLSISGIVNTVPASAVFARETNTVKVLNVKNTGTATLSNISIAVYASDVSSGTVPVDTTTIASLAGDAKTTVTLIDPTIRDLEGGTVTYTAVVDPDNLIAETDETNNDKSSTAKNVRYNGYKGKGIYWEGGSNITTRHTFDLQGDLLYSTQPDSAYESVGAWGSGRTETWTASDLPVPSGSTIEKVFLYFAYNWDQTAGGYPWLNLSFNGNIIENGNLSTGNGNLYRDWSNFGAYADYEYGLCVYNVTDRFSSAGNSLVTNPYDGDNNLYGKVALYPSTLVVVYRNANETRKQIFINEECDELGLSASSYGTTSEEATAYAPFTGMSIDVEKVTNATLYSFAGSAGPDEGNLLFNGNIVATNAWQGSSSTASPLVFNATNYISETGNEAGVQATTSGGMDALQQILVVEYEESAPAAPVADFTATPTSGDIPLTVQFTDESTGSPTSWSWDFGDGYTSTEQNASHTYTSAGSYNVTLTVSNAGGSDEELKTDYVKVTEPSVSEPDLFVSALTLNAGECFANEENTVSAKVENIGTAAAGSFTVRFDVNDTSTNVTVDGLAAGANTTLSIIDPSIRAYGDNVEITATADTENSIIESNETNNALSITKTVVYNGYKGKRWTGGDDINTRATFEGKYDVIYSSGDSAYTSSKWVSFTDTWTSSDLAIPADASVVSARLYQPYSYNKMGVDPSFTAVFNGATISTDAAYKDIKGFGSYNFPYGLYVYNVTDQFNTAGNTLVLTPEGTAGTTNDYALWGAYLIVVYSDQETTEKQIIINDEFDMLYSKSSYSVTSDEATAYANFSGVDTEDIGSAEVVSILASAGDSGKSKFFFNGEEYPGFWADYHDDSKIGFSVYNVTDGLASGANEARFQSYDAGTGGDNMYAMNTILVVEYSESAPMADFMANTTSGTAPLSVQFTDLSENATEWSWDFGDGANSTEQNPSHTYTSAGNYTVNLTVANAGGSDSEVKTDYITVSESSTPAEPVAAFTADVTGGTVPLNVNFTDQSAGSPTSWNWDFGDGANSTEQNPSHTYTSAGNYTVNLTVENAAGTDFELKTDYIEVSEASGSTVTLYFDPENSSVSENESTEINLVASNFPAGLSGYNLTVALDDPTVAEIVDIEYPSWALITENSSLPATSIYLKAVDGEDAVKEGAAGVVLATLKVSGKEKGSTNISIGVDRLDDDSGNVIEPTFFTGKIEVTLLSPLPDQEYAPKDLDGDGLYEDLTGNGEFSFVDVVAYFHNMDWIEENMPVEYFDFNGNGRIDFDDIVDMFAMI; encoded by the coding sequence ATAGTTTTTCCAGCTCACAACAACAATAATTTGCTTTTATTTTTTCTGAGATCAATTGGATTTCTGTTACTTCCTCTGGTGGGAGCTGATTGTGCACATGGCTCTGGGATTCATTTTCCAACTCATACAGGAGGAAAAGTTACGAACAGAAAATTAATTTTTATATTGTTAACTATGATTCTGTGCGGCGGAGTAGGCCTTACTTTATTTACAGGCGCCGCAGCTGCAGATGAATGGGTTGGAGGCTTGCCGCTGACAACCGTACAGACCGGGACAGTGACCGGCGACCTCTGGTTCGATGCAACCCCAGCGCCTGACTGGGGAGAACAGGTCGTGACCAAGACTTTTACGCTGCCTGAGGCCGCAGTAGCCGAACCCGGACGGATTGCCTGGGCCAGGCTTTATATCTCTGCTTACTGCGGGCACATGCAAAACGATTATGCTTTTTCCATCACCAACAGCTGGGATGGGGACAATGACGGCGTTTACGAGCAGGTTTGGCCCGAAACTGAGCATGGAGCATTCCAGTATATTATAGACCCGAATACATGGGAGACTTTGGGAAATGACAACAGCGAATTTGCCGGGCACGGGGAACATGAACCCTATCTTATGCTCAATGACCATGAGAACCGGGTGACTAGCGACTACTTCATGTGGTATGATGTAAAGGACCTGATCTCCGATCAGACTATCAATGTCAATGTCAACACCACCGGCTCTTACGACGGGAGAATCAAAGTCATCACTCTCGTAGTCGCATACAACGACCCCTCCTCCACCACGCAGACCACTTACTGGGTGAACGAGGGGCATGATATTTGTTCTTATTACACTGAGGACAATTTTGGAGAACCTGCTGTTGGGAACACAAGCTTTGGCACAACTGACCTTTCTGAGGTCACTTCAGCTACCCTGACAGTTGACTATATGGCAAGTAATAATGGGTGCTACGGGTTCCCGACCGCGGATAATAACTTTGAGTACACTGGTGGGACTCCCCCGGTTGAGGGAACGTTCACCAACCTTCAGCTAGACCGGGACCCTGATGCACAGGGTGCTTATTCAGGTATAGATTCCTGGGACGTGACTTCCTCAGTTACAGGTGGCAGTGATACCACACTCGGCTATGCCCGTTACTTCTCGGGTACCGGGACCGCAGCATTTTACAAGATCCCCCTCGCGTTCCTTGTGGTAAAAAGCCCGGGGGAAACGAGTTCCCAGCCGCCTGTGGCAAACTTTTCGGCAGATATAACGAGCGGGGATGCTCCCCTTGAGGTACAGTTTACCGATGAATCAACAGGAACTGTTTCATCCTATGCCTGGGACTTTAATAATGACGGCACTATCGACAGTGAGGAAAAGAACCCATCGTATACCTATTCCACTGAAGGAACCTATTCTGTCAACCTCACAGTCACGAATGAAGATGGAAGCGATTCCGAACTGAAGACAGATTACATAACCGTAACTCAAGCGGGTCAAGTGGCAACGAACGACCTTAGCATTTCAGGAATTGTCAATACAGTTCCGGCTTCTGCGGTCTTTGCCAGGGAAACAAATACTGTGAAAGTTCTCAATGTCAAGAACACCGGAACTGCCACTCTTAGCAACATTTCGATAGCCGTTTATGCAAGCGACGTTTCCAGTGGAACAGTGCCCGTAGACACAACAACGATTGCGTCCCTTGCTGGCGATGCAAAGACTACGGTAACCCTGATCGATCCGACTATCCGTGACCTTGAAGGCGGCACCGTGACCTACACTGCCGTTGTCGACCCGGACAACCTTATCGCTGAAACGGACGAGACCAACAACGACAAGAGCAGTACAGCCAAAAATGTCAGATACAACGGGTATAAGGGCAAAGGCATCTACTGGGAAGGCGGAAGCAATATTACTACCAGGCATACCTTTGATCTCCAGGGGGACCTTCTGTATTCCACTCAGCCTGATTCTGCTTACGAGAGTGTTGGAGCATGGGGTTCCGGCAGGACCGAAACCTGGACTGCAAGCGACCTTCCGGTCCCGAGCGGTTCCACAATAGAAAAGGTCTTCCTTTATTTCGCCTACAACTGGGACCAGACGGCTGGCGGATATCCGTGGTTGAACCTCAGCTTCAACGGGAATATAATAGAGAACGGAAACCTCTCAACAGGAAACGGAAACCTCTACAGGGACTGGAGCAATTTTGGCGCCTATGCTGATTATGAATATGGGCTGTGTGTCTACAATGTAACTGACAGGTTTAGCTCTGCAGGAAACAGCCTTGTCACAAACCCCTATGATGGTGATAATAACCTCTACGGCAAAGTTGCACTGTATCCAAGCACCCTCGTTGTGGTCTACAGGAACGCTAATGAAACCAGGAAGCAGATCTTCATTAATGAGGAATGCGACGAGCTTGGTTTATCTGCATCCAGTTACGGGACCACGTCTGAAGAGGCTACTGCATACGCTCCTTTCACCGGCATGTCCATTGACGTGGAAAAGGTCACAAACGCTACGCTGTACAGCTTCGCGGGAAGTGCGGGGCCCGATGAAGGAAACCTGCTCTTCAACGGAAACATAGTGGCAACCAATGCATGGCAGGGAAGTTCCAGCACCGCAAGTCCACTGGTCTTTAATGCGACGAACTACATAAGCGAAACAGGAAACGAAGCAGGCGTCCAGGCCACGACAAGCGGAGGTATGGACGCACTCCAGCAGATCCTTGTTGTCGAATATGAGGAATCGGCACCTGCTGCTCCAGTGGCCGACTTTACGGCAACCCCGACATCCGGTGATATCCCTCTGACCGTCCAGTTCACGGATGAATCTACCGGGTCTCCGACATCCTGGTCATGGGACTTCGGGGATGGATATACTTCAACTGAGCAGAATGCTTCACACACTTACACCTCAGCCGGCAGCTATAATGTGACCCTCACAGTTTCTAATGCAGGTGGTAGTGATGAAGAGCTCAAGACTGATTATGTCAAAGTAACTGAACCTTCGGTTTCAGAGCCTGATCTCTTTGTTTCTGCTCTCACTCTTAACGCCGGGGAATGCTTTGCAAACGAAGAAAATACCGTCTCGGCAAAGGTCGAAAATATTGGTACTGCAGCTGCAGGATCTTTTACGGTCAGATTTGATGTAAATGATACCTCCACAAATGTCACAGTTGACGGACTTGCAGCAGGGGCTAACACCACACTTTCAATAATCGACCCTTCCATCCGGGCTTATGGGGACAATGTTGAGATCACCGCCACCGCAGACACAGAAAACAGCATAATTGAGTCCAACGAAACTAACAATGCCCTTTCCATTACAAAAACAGTAGTCTACAACGGATACAAGGGCAAACGCTGGACCGGGGGGGACGACATTAACACGCGGGCAACGTTTGAGGGTAAATATGATGTCATCTACTCCAGTGGGGACTCTGCCTACACATCCTCAAAATGGGTATCCTTTACGGACACATGGACATCTTCCGACCTGGCCATCCCGGCCGACGCAAGTGTCGTGAGCGCCAGGCTCTATCAGCCCTACTCTTATAACAAGATGGGTGTTGATCCTTCATTCACGGCAGTCTTCAACGGTGCCACAATATCAACCGATGCAGCCTACAAGGATATCAAAGGTTTTGGCAGCTACAATTTCCCGTATGGTCTCTATGTCTACAATGTAACCGATCAGTTCAACACTGCAGGGAATACGCTCGTCCTGACCCCTGAAGGAACCGCAGGCACGACCAACGATTATGCCCTCTGGGGAGCTTACCTCATCGTTGTCTATAGTGACCAGGAAACAACCGAGAAGCAGATTATCATCAACGATGAGTTCGACATGCTGTACTCCAAGAGCAGCTATTCGGTGACCAGTGATGAGGCAACCGCCTATGCGAACTTTTCCGGGGTTGATACAGAGGATATCGGGAGTGCAGAGGTAGTTTCTATCCTTGCCAGCGCAGGTGACTCCGGGAAGAGTAAGTTCTTCTTCAACGGCGAAGAGTACCCCGGCTTCTGGGCAGATTACCATGACGATTCAAAGATAGGTTTCTCTGTCTATAATGTAACGGACGGGCTCGCAAGCGGTGCCAATGAAGCCAGGTTCCAGAGCTATGACGCGGGCACCGGCGGCGACAATATGTATGCCATGAATACCATTCTCGTAGTTGAATACTCAGAATCTGCACCGATGGCCGATTTCATGGCAAATACAACCAGTGGTACTGCCCCTCTCTCAGTCCAGTTTACCGATCTTTCTGAAAACGCAACTGAATGGTCCTGGGACTTCGGGGATGGAGCTAATTCAACTGAGCAGAACCCCTCTCATACGTACACATCAGCCGGAAATTACACTGTCAACCTTACGGTTGCCAATGCAGGTGGAAGCGATTCAGAGGTGAAGACCGATTATATCACTGTATCCGAATCATCCACACCTGCAGAACCGGTTGCTGCTTTCACTGCTGACGTAACTGGCGGGACTGTTCCTCTCAATGTGAATTTCACGGACCAGTCCGCAGGTTCCCCCACTTCATGGAACTGGGACTTCGGAGACGGAGCCAATTCAACTGAGCAAAACCCCTCGCATACGTACACATCAGCCGGAAATTACACTGTAAATCTGACTGTGGAAAATGCTGCCGGAACTGACTTTGAGTTAAAAACGGATTACATAGAAGTTTCCGAAGCTTCCGGGTCAACTGTTACTCTCTATTTCGACCCTGAAAATTCCTCAGTTTCAGAAAACGAATCCACTGAAATAAATCTCGTTGCCAGCAATTTCCCTGCAGGCCTTTCAGGCTACAACCTGACCGTTGCTCTCGACGACCCGACTGTTGCCGAGATAGTCGATATAGAGTACCCTTCCTGGGCTTTGATTACTGAAAACTCTTCCCTGCCAGCGACTTCTATCTACCTGAAAGCTGTTGACGGAGAAGATGCCGTTAAGGAAGGAGCAGCAGGTGTTGTGCTTGCAACTCTTAAGGTTTCTGGGAAGGAGAAAGGATCTACGAACATTTCCATAGGAGTTGACCGTCTGGATGACGACTCAGGAAACGTCATCGAGCCGACATTTTTTACAGGAAAAATTGAGGTGACCCTTCTTTCTCCCCTGCCGGATCAGGAATATGCTCCAAAAGATCTTGACGGAGACGGGCTCTATGAAGACCTCACCGGAAACGGGGAGTTCAGCTTCGTAGATGTAGTGGCATACTTCCACAACATGGACTGGATAGAGGAAAACATGCCGGTGGAGTATTTCGACTTCAACGGGAACGGAAGGATAGACTTCGATGATATCGTGGATATGTTTGCAATGATATGA
- the nikR gene encoding nickel-responsive transcriptional regulator NikR: MEAELMRIGVSIPDALLNQFDEIIKKRDSSSRSEAIRDALISYITYYEWMEDIKGRRVGTIAVIYDHKKSGLSNAIINVQHHYSHLIKYSVHMYLDTDDCFELIVLDGSGQEITDLAGSIISLKGVKFSKLTTVDPNKKI, encoded by the coding sequence ATGGAAGCAGAATTAATGAGAATAGGCGTTTCCATTCCTGATGCCCTTCTGAACCAATTTGATGAAATTATCAAAAAAAGAGATTCCTCCTCTCGTTCGGAAGCGATAAGAGATGCCCTCATCAGTTATATTACTTATTACGAATGGATGGAGGACATAAAAGGTCGCCGTGTAGGGACAATTGCAGTTATTTACGACCACAAAAAAAGTGGGCTTTCAAATGCTATTATTAATGTCCAGCACCATTACTCTCATCTGATAAAGTATTCCGTACATATGTACCTTGATACCGATGATTGTTTTGAATTAATAGTACTGGACGGAAGCGGCCAGGAAATTACAGATCTTGCCGGATCTATAATATCTCTCAAAGGCGTAAAATTCTCAAAACTCACAACAGTAGACCCAAATAAAAAGATCTGA
- a CDS encoding DUF3344 domain-containing protein — protein MKLTRKKITGNLLRSLAVLLLFSLGACTAAGEELYFEPQEAVFSDTVSVANLSFYLDQAPSGLSGYNLTLSISDPSVARITGVEFPSWVSLNNSSSLPADSVQIKAVDLTEKINAGDSNVSLGTVTVESLASGEANLTVSVNRLDDDSENTISVTVREAKLTSGTTSKNPIVSIIPAESTLSSGESQVFEIRADNFPDGLSGYDFNLTLENPAVGNFTDVEYPSWVGLSENSSMPNTSIKVKAVDTTDVVKAGDENVLLASATFVAETPGESEISLTFNRLDDDSGSNINAVTEASSVKVQGSSTLPVANFSATPTSGDSPLTVQFTDESAGSPTAWAWDFDNDDTVDSTEQSPSHTYTSAGNYTVNLTVTNEDGSDSELKTDYITVTQAGQVATNDLSISGIVNVVPASAVFARETNTVKVLNVQNTGTATLTNISIAVYASDVSSGTVPINTTTIASLAGDAKTIVTLIDPTIRDLEGGTVTYTAVVDPDNLISETDETNNNKSSSAKPLRYNGYKGKGIYWEGGSNITTRHTFDLQGDLLYSTQPDSAYESVGAWGSGRTETWTASDLPVPSGSTIEEVFLYFAYNWDQTAGGYPWLNLSFNGNIIENGNLSTGNGNLYRDWSNFGAYADYEYGLCVYNVTDRFSSAGNSLVTNPYDGDNNLYGKVALYPSTLVVVYKNSNETRKQIFINEECDELGLSASSYGTTSEEATAYAPFTGMSIDVEKVTNAMLYSFAGSAGPDEGNLLFNGNIVATNAWQGSSNSGSPLVFDATNYINATGNEAGIQSTTSGGMDALQQILVVEYEESAPAAPVADFTAAPTSGDAPLEVNFTDISTGTVSSYAWDFNNDGTIDSEEKNPSYIYTSAGNYTVNLTVANAEGNDSEVKTDYITVSESSTPTEPVAAFTADVTNGTVPLTVNFTDQSTGSPSSWTWDFGDNTSATEQNPSHTYTSAGTYTVNLTVISESGNSSEVKADYITVSESSTPVEPEPVAVFTADVTSGTAPLTVNFTDQSTGTLASWAWDFDNDGNVDSTEQNPSYTYTAEGKYTVNLTVSSAEGSDSEVKAEYITVTDSSTPGDQPDLIVSSIIPPSGITANTSWNIGATISNTGESDAGAFNATLSVNGEVVDTSTVSGIGSGSSANVNFSWKPVAAGYYSVKVSADAEDAIDESDETNNELEDCIKVEEASSGSQNGSSSVSLNVTIVPVISLEVSPSALDFGELYPGKTSELQYLTLKNRGSCDVNVTAVVCDSSDGDSLFSQGLLLDSQLWNNYWKVVGGDSQENTSVALKVPADYAGSGNKKGTITFWAEAAE, from the coding sequence ATGAAACTAACAAGAAAAAAGATTACAGGAAACTTACTGAGAAGTCTTGCAGTCCTTCTGTTGTTCAGCCTTGGGGCGTGTACGGCTGCCGGTGAAGAACTCTATTTTGAGCCCCAGGAGGCTGTTTTTTCAGATACCGTCTCCGTAGCAAATCTGAGTTTCTATCTTGATCAAGCACCTTCCGGGCTTTCGGGGTACAACCTGACTCTCAGCATAAGTGACCCTTCAGTTGCCAGGATAACGGGAGTGGAGTTTCCTTCCTGGGTAAGCTTGAATAACAGTTCGAGTCTTCCGGCGGATTCGGTCCAGATCAAAGCTGTTGATCTGACAGAAAAGATAAATGCAGGAGATTCAAATGTCTCTTTAGGTACGGTAACTGTAGAATCCCTTGCTTCCGGGGAAGCAAATCTCACTGTATCCGTTAACCGGTTGGATGATGATTCCGAAAATACGATCTCTGTCACCGTCCGGGAAGCAAAACTGACTTCCGGAACGACTTCCAAGAACCCGATTGTTTCGATTATTCCGGCGGAATCCACTCTTTCTTCGGGCGAATCCCAGGTCTTCGAGATCAGGGCGGATAATTTCCCAGACGGTCTTTCTGGCTATGACTTTAACCTCACCCTCGAGAATCCGGCTGTTGGAAATTTCACGGATGTGGAATATCCTTCCTGGGTTGGCCTTTCGGAAAACTCCAGTATGCCCAATACTTCGATAAAAGTAAAAGCGGTGGATACTACCGACGTTGTTAAGGCTGGTGATGAAAACGTTCTCCTGGCAAGTGCCACCTTTGTGGCCGAAACTCCGGGAGAAAGTGAAATATCTCTTACTTTCAACCGTCTGGATGACGATTCAGGCAGTAACATAAATGCCGTCACCGAAGCATCAAGTGTTAAAGTCCAGGGTTCTTCAACTCTGCCTGTCGCCAACTTCAGTGCGACTCCCACTTCCGGAGATTCACCCCTGACTGTCCAGTTCACTGATGAGTCTGCCGGCTCGCCTACTGCCTGGGCATGGGACTTTGACAACGACGACACAGTAGACAGCACTGAGCAGAGTCCTTCGCACACATATACTTCAGCAGGTAATTACACCGTGAATCTTACAGTTACGAATGAAGATGGAAGCGATTCCGAACTGAAGACAGATTACATAACCGTAACTCAAGCGGGTCAAGTGGCAACGAACGACCTCAGCATTTCAGGAATTGTCAATGTCGTTCCGGCTTCTGCTGTCTTTGCCAGGGAAACAAATACTGTGAAAGTTCTTAATGTCCAGAACACAGGAACTGCTACCCTTACAAACATTTCGATAGCCGTTTATGCAAGCGACGTTTCCAGTGGAACAGTCCCAATAAACACGACAACGATTGCGTCCCTTGCTGGCGATGCAAAGACCATCGTAACCCTGATCGACCCCACTATCCGTGACCTTGAAGGCGGCACCGTGACCTACACTGCCGTTGTTGACCCGGACAACCTTATCTCTGAAACGGACGAGACCAACAACAACAAGAGCAGTTCGGCTAAACCTCTCAGGTACAATGGATATAAGGGCAAAGGTATCTACTGGGAAGGCGGAAGCAATATTACTACCAGGCATACCTTTGATCTCCAGGGGGACCTTCTGTATTCCACTCAGCCTGATTCTGCTTACGAGAGTGTTGGAGCATGGGGTTCCGGCAGGACCGAAACCTGGACTGCAAGCGACCTTCCGGTCCCGAGTGGTTCCACAATAGAAGAGGTTTTCCTTTATTTCGCCTACAACTGGGACCAGACGGCTGGTGGATATCCGTGGTTGAACCTCAGCTTCAACGGGAACATAATAGAGAACGGAAACCTCTCAACAGGAAACGGAAACCTCTATAGGGACTGGAGCAATTTTGGCGCCTATGCTGATTATGAATACGGGCTCTGTGTCTACAATGTAACCGACAGGTTTAGCTCTGCAGGAAACAGCCTTGTCACAAACCCCTATGATGGTGATAATAACCTCTACGGCAAAGTCGCCCTGTATCCAAGTACCCTCGTTGTGGTCTACAAAAATTCTAACGAAACCCGGAAACAAATCTTCATTAATGAAGAATGCGACGAGCTTGGTTTATCTGCATCCAGTTACGGGACCACGTCTGAAGAGGCTACTGCATACGCTCCTTTCACTGGCATGTCCATTGACGTGGAGAAGGTCACAAACGCTATGCTGTACAGCTTCGCGGGAAGTGCGGGGCCCGATGAAGGAAACCTGCTTTTCAACGGAAACATAGTGGCAACCAATGCATGGCAGGGAAGTTCAAATTCAGGGAGTCCCCTGGTCTTTGATGCTACAAACTACATCAATGCAACAGGAAACGAGGCGGGTATACAGAGTACGACAAGCGGAGGTATGGACGCACTCCAGCAGATCCTTGTTGTCGAATATGAGGAATCGGCACCTGCTGCACCAGTAGCAGACTTTACGGCAGCCCCGACATCCGGAGATGCACCGCTGGAAGTAAACTTTACCGATATATCAACCGGCACTGTCTCTTCCTATGCCTGGGACTTTAATAATGACGGCACTATCGACAGCGAGGAAAAGAACCCATCGTATATCTATACTTCAGCCGGCAATTACACTGTCAACCTCACGGTTGCCAATGCAGAGGGAAACGATTCAGAGGTGAAGACTGACTATATTACTGTATCCGAATCTTCTACACCTACAGAACCCGTTGCTGCTTTCACTGCTGATGTAACTAACGGCACTGTACCACTCACTGTCAACTTCACAGATCAATCCACAGGTTCCCCAAGCTCCTGGACCTGGGACTTTGGAGATAACACCAGTGCAACAGAGCAAAACCCCTCGCACACATATACTTCAGCAGGTACCTACACTGTCAACCTCACGGTCATAAGTGAAAGTGGGAATAGTTCTGAGGTGAAAGCCGATTATATAACGGTATCCGAATCTTCCACACCTGTAGAACCTGAACCTGTTGCCGTTTTCACTGCGGATGTAACGAGCGGTACTGCTCCTCTAACCGTTAATTTCACGGACCAGTCTACAGGTACGCTTGCTTCATGGGCCTGGGACTTTGACAACGACGGAAACGTGGATTCCACTGAGCAAAACCCGAGCTACACTTACACTGCCGAAGGAAAGTATACTGTCAACCTAACAGTATCCAGTGCAGAAGGAAGCGACTCGGAAGTAAAGGCCGAATATATCACGGTAACCGACTCGTCGACTCCGGGGGATCAGCCTGATCTCATTGTTTCATCCATCATCCCGCCGTCCGGTATTACTGCAAATACCTCATGGAACATCGGCGCCACCATCAGCAACACGGGCGAAAGTGATGCCGGAGCCTTTAACGCGACCCTTTCCGTAAACGGCGAGGTTGTGGATACCAGCACCGTATCAGGGATTGGATCGGGTAGTAGCGCTAATGTTAATTTCTCATGGAAGCCGGTTGCTGCCGGGTATTACAGCGTTAAGGTAAGTGCAGATGCGGAGGATGCAATAGACGAATCGGACGAGACAAACAATGAGCTTGAGGATTGTATCAAGGTTGAGGAGGCTTCTTCTGGAAGCCAGAACGGTTCCTCAAGTGTGTCCCTGAATGTAACCATTGTCCCGGTGATTTCCCTTGAGGTCTCCCCTTCAGCCCTGGATTTCGGGGAACTGTACCCTGGAAAAACCAGTGAGCTCCAGTACCTAACTCTCAAAAACAGAGGAAGCTGCGACGTAAATGTTACAGCCGTAGTCTGCGACTCCTCTGATGGAGATTCGCTTTTCAGCCAGGGCTTGCTGCTGGACTCTCAGCTATGGAATAATTACTGGAAAGTAGTAGGAGGGGACAGTCAGGAAAACACTTCAGTAGCTCTAAAGGTCCCGGCTGATTATGCCGGTTCAGGGAACAAAAAAGGAACGATAACTTTCTGGGCGGAGGCAGCCGAATAA